TCCAGCGCAGGCTGGGTACAACTGACCGAAGGGGTGGCAATCAGTGCAGCGAACTGCTCTTTCATGGACGGCAATGGCATGCGCTGGCTCCCCGATTCCTGGACGAGGCCCATCATAGAGCCATCCCGCGACAGGAATAAACCGCCACGGCGCCTCGACGCGGCGAGTCCTGTACACTGCACGGCCTTGGCAGCCACACATTCCCCCGACTGCGCTCCCGATCCTGGATTTTCCGGCCATGCAGAAAGAAACCGAAATCAAACTCCGCGTCAGCCGCGAAACCCTTGCCGCCCTGCGTGAGCACCCGCTCCTGAAAAAACGCAATAAAAGCGGCTGGGAACACCGTGAACTGATGAACCAGTACTTCGACACGCCCGAGCGCGACCTGGCCCGCGCCAAGGTCGCCCTGCGCCTGCGCCGCGATGGCGAAGAAGTGATCCAGACCCTCAAGACCCGCGGCCAGAGCGTCGCCGGCCTGTCGGAACGCAACGAATACGACTGGCACCTGGCCAAAGCCAAGCTCGACCTGAAGAAACTCGACGGCGAATGCTGGCCCGAGCAACTGGCCGAGCTGGACAAGAAAACCCTCAAGCCGCTGTTCACCACCGATTTCGTCCGCGAGCGCGCGGAAATCGCCTGGGGCCGCGGCAAGGCCAAGGTGGTGATCGAAGCCGCCCTGGACCTGGGCCACGTGGTGGCCGGCAAGCAGAAGGAAGAAATCTGCGAGCTGGAACTGGAACTGCGCGAAGGCGAACCGGCCGCCCTGCTGGAGCTGGCCGCCGAACTGGCCGTGACCCTGCCGCTGATGCCTTGCGACATCAGCAAGGCCGAGCGTGGCTACCGCCTGTTCGATGCCAACAGTTATTCCCTGAGCCTACCCGCGCCGGAACTGAGCGCCTCGATGCCGCTGGACGATGCCTTCGCGGCGCTGACCTGGCACCTGCTGGGCAGCAGCCAGCGCCTGGCCGAGCAATATCGCTTCAACGGCCACTGGCGCCTGCTGCAGGACTGGGTCGACAACCTGGCGGAACTACGCGCCCTAGTCAGCAGCCTGGGCCAGGCCGCACCGCGCCAGGCCACCGCCGAGCTGCGCGCAGCCCTGGATGCCCTGCTGGAAGACTGGCGCCCGCTGGTGCAGGCCGGCCTGGACGACGAAGACGTGCGCAAGGCCGCGCCGGAGCAGTTCCTCGAAGAACTGCAAGACGTGCGCTGGGGCCTGTTCTCGCTGAACACCTCGCGCTGGCTGCTGGCCCGTACCTGGGCCGCCGAGCGCAACACCCGCGGTAATCGCCAGGGCGCGGCGCAACTGGCCAGCTGGTTGCCACGCCTGTTGGCCGAAGAAGCCAGCGCCCTGCAACTGCCGCGTTACCAGCAGCAGCCCGAGGACCTGGCCGAGCAACTGCCGCGCATCGAACGCATTCAGGTCTGGCTGCATCACGCGCGCAACGTGCTGGAAATCCCCGAGCTGGATCGGCTGTACGGCGAGCTGAACAAGCTGGCGCAACTGGCCCACGCGCCGATCAGCGAAGAAGCCCTGGAAGCGCGCAAGCAACAGGCGATCACGGTGTTCCAGAACCGCGCCTGGAAGACCCTGCTGCGCATGTAAGGACCCGATCGCGGGCGAGCTCCCTCCTGCAGGAGCGGGCTTGCTCGCGATAGCATCAACGCAACACCGGCAAGCTCGTCGTCGACTTGATCTCCGACAGCGCGACGATCGAATTCACCTCCTGGATCCCCGGCACCATCGACAGCTTCTCGAAGAAGAAACGCTCATACGCCTCGATGTCCGGCGTGACGATGCGCAGCAGGAAATCCACCGCCCCCATCAGCACATAACACTCCAGCACCTCCGGAAAGCCGCGGATCGCCTCGGTGAATTCGGTGAAGTTGGAGCGGCCGTGGGCGTTGAGTTTGACCTCGGCGAAGATCTGCGTGTTGAGGCCGATCTTCTTGCGGTCGAGCAAGGTCACCTGGCCACGGATCACCCCCTCCTCCTTGAGCCGCTGGATACGCCGCCAGCACGGCGACTGCGACAGCCCCACCTGCTCGGCGATCTGTGCGCTGGACAGCGAAGCGTCCTCCTGCAGCAGGGCGAGAATGCGTCGATCGTAGGCGTCCAGCTCGCTGTGCATATAAATTCCTCGATACCTTGAAAATACGAATCGGGTAATTCGCCTATGGCGAAAATACCTGAATATTAGATAAGAAATACCCGGAACCGAATGTAAAAATTTCTCCACTTTCCAGGAGAAGCCCATGCCCCCTCTCGAAGCCGTCAGTTCCCGCGCCGATGTGTGGAACGTCGCCAACACCCATTGCCGGGTGCATTACCAATTGGTCACCGACGCCGAAGCCGACGTGCTGTGCCGGGTGCTCAACCATTTCGCCCTGCAGTCGCTGCTGCCGCAGCAGGTCCAGGTGCGGCAAGAGGACGATGCGTTGCTGATGGAGGTGGTGCTCGAGGGCCTGAGTTGGCACCGCGCACAGGTCATCGCGGAAAAACTGCGCAACCTGATCAGCGTGTGCTCGGTCCAGTTGCAGCCCGCCGAACGCGAACGGCTGCAAGCCGCCGGCTGAGGGCTGCCGGTAAAATCCGGCAATGCTTGAAGGGCTGGCAGCCGCCACCCCGGGACTATTCTTGGCAATTCGTGGTCAGAGGCGCATCTATCCCGCCCGCCGGATTGTTCACAAGGAGCCCGCATGTCCGTTCCCCTCGTCACCCAGGACCGCTGGCTGGACCTCAACGACCTGCTGCGCGACCTGGTCAGCCAGGGCCGCCTGAGCCAGGATGCGGCCGAACACGCCCTCGGCACCCGGCGCAACGCCGCCAACAGCCAGTTGCACCCGCTGGAGTTCCTCGCCAGCCAGTCCCTGGAAGACCTGCACCGGCCAGGCCGGCGCCTGGACCTGGAAAGCCTGACCCTGTGGCTGGCGCAGCAGGCCGGCCAGCCGTACCTGCGCATCGACCCGCTGAAAATCGACGTCGCCGCCGTCACCCCGCTGATGTCCTACGCCTTCGCCCAGCGCCACAAGATCCTGGCGGTGGCGATCGACCGCGACGCCATCACGGTGGCCAGCGCGCAGCCTTACGTCAGCGCCTGGGAAGCCG
This portion of the Pseudomonas sp. MRSN 12121 genome encodes:
- a CDS encoding inorganic triphosphatase, producing MQKETEIKLRVSRETLAALREHPLLKKRNKSGWEHRELMNQYFDTPERDLARAKVALRLRRDGEEVIQTLKTRGQSVAGLSERNEYDWHLAKAKLDLKKLDGECWPEQLAELDKKTLKPLFTTDFVRERAEIAWGRGKAKVVIEAALDLGHVVAGKQKEEICELELELREGEPAALLELAAELAVTLPLMPCDISKAERGYRLFDANSYSLSLPAPELSASMPLDDAFAALTWHLLGSSQRLAEQYRFNGHWRLLQDWVDNLAELRALVSSLGQAAPRQATAELRAALDALLEDWRPLVQAGLDDEDVRKAAPEQFLEELQDVRWGLFSLNTSRWLLARTWAAERNTRGNRQGAAQLASWLPRLLAEEASALQLPRYQQQPEDLAEQLPRIERIQVWLHHARNVLEIPELDRLYGELNKLAQLAHAPISEEALEARKQQAITVFQNRAWKTLLRM
- a CDS encoding Lrp/AsnC family transcriptional regulator, which encodes MHSELDAYDRRILALLQEDASLSSAQIAEQVGLSQSPCWRRIQRLKEEGVIRGQVTLLDRKKIGLNTQIFAEVKLNAHGRSNFTEFTEAIRGFPEVLECYVLMGAVDFLLRIVTPDIEAYERFFFEKLSMVPGIQEVNSIVALSEIKSTTSLPVLR